From a region of the Apibacter sp. B3706 genome:
- a CDS encoding MFS transporter, producing MIYKKHLPRMAVTLLFFFFGGSSATWASRIPTIKLSMNVSDSNWGLVLLFLSIGTLITLPFAGNLIKKLGSKKSTLIFIILYFIFLIGIGFCGELWQLKLNLIAYGAIGNLTNIAINTQAVNVSKSYKGQIIGSMHGTWSIGGFFASWLGAVMIAKNIPPSEHFILYSSIGILVSLWLFRYLLPDEAQEEPMELPKKSKFFRVDKNLIVLGFLAFFAMVSEGTMTDWSNEYMRNIVKADKKYIGYGLTAYMAAMACGRFISDFIVRKFGSKVTLIISGSLIFTGMICAVLFPTLLTTLLSFIIVGLGISAVVPLVYTLAGNSKTASPEQALTVITSIGFIGFFLGPPCIGFLAEKFSLQISFTFISLFGIGIIFLVRFFKIK from the coding sequence ATGATATACAAAAAACATTTGCCCAGAATGGCCGTAACCCTTTTATTTTTTTTCTTTGGAGGCAGTTCCGCGACTTGGGCTTCACGAATTCCAACGATTAAATTATCGATGAATGTTTCCGATTCCAATTGGGGATTGGTTTTACTATTTTTATCCATCGGAACACTTATTACGTTACCTTTTGCGGGTAATCTTATAAAAAAGCTGGGAAGCAAAAAATCGACTCTTATATTTATCATTCTTTACTTTATATTTTTAATCGGAATTGGATTTTGCGGTGAATTATGGCAATTGAAACTCAATTTAATAGCCTACGGGGCCATAGGTAATTTAACCAATATAGCTATAAATACACAAGCTGTTAATGTGTCAAAATCCTATAAAGGCCAAATAATAGGCTCCATGCACGGTACTTGGAGCATTGGAGGTTTTTTTGCTTCTTGGTTAGGAGCAGTAATGATTGCTAAAAATATTCCACCCTCAGAGCATTTTATTTTATATTCTTCCATAGGAATTCTGGTTTCCCTTTGGTTATTCAGATACTTGTTGCCGGATGAAGCCCAAGAAGAACCGATGGAATTACCGAAAAAATCAAAATTTTTCAGAGTAGATAAAAATCTTATTGTCTTAGGATTTCTAGCTTTTTTTGCTATGGTTTCTGAAGGAACGATGACCGATTGGTCCAATGAATATATGAGGAATATAGTGAAAGCCGATAAAAAATATATCGGATATGGGTTGACTGCCTATATGGCAGCCATGGCTTGCGGACGATTTATTTCTGATTTTATAGTTCGGAAATTCGGTTCAAAAGTTACGTTGATCATCAGCGGATCTTTAATTTTTACAGGTATGATCTGTGCTGTTCTATTTCCAACATTACTAACCACACTTCTTTCGTTCATTATAGTTGGATTGGGTATATCTGCAGTGGTACCCTTAGTATATACCTTAGCGGGAAATTCAAAAACTGCTTCGCCAGAACAAGCGCTTACAGTTATAACCAGCATTGGTTTTATCGGTTTTTTTCTAGGTCCCCCTTGCATTGGTTTTTTAGCTGAAAAATTTTCATTACAAATATCTTTTACTTTCATTTCCTTGTTTGGAATAGGAATAATTTTCTTGGTAAGATTTTTTAAGATAAAGTAA
- a CDS encoding ATP-dependent Clp protease ATP-binding subunit: MDENFSQQVKDVISFSNEEVLRLGNDHIGTEHLVLGILREGNSKAITILQSLNVDLGDLRRKIENLNKPEISIKVDRNRIPFTKAAERALKTSFLEAKLFRSPEIETIHLLICILRIESDPVTQLFKKYNIDANILKEEYRFQFQEDFTEQPTNEFSEEEGISEGNQYESPKGSRSNPSKSRTPVLDNFGRDLTTAALEGRLDPVVGREKEIERVSQILSRRKKNNPLLIGEPGVGKSAIAEGLALRIVQKKVSRVLYNKRVVTLDVAGLVAGTKYRGQFEERMKAIMNELEKNSDIILFIDEIHTIVGAGGATGSLDASNMFKPALARGEIQCIGATTLDEYRQYIEKDGALERRFQKVMVEQTSPEETIIILNQIKDKYEEHHNVTYTEEAIKACVNLTTRYITDRYLPDKAIDALDEAGSRVHIKNIKVPKEIVNYEKELEKIRAEKTKVIKSQKYEEAAKLRDTEKEIETKLANAQREWEKSSREHREIVTEDNVAEVVSMMSGVPVQRVAEGELKKLAQMKDLMKGKIIGQDEAVNKVVKAIQRNRAGLKDPNRPIGTFIFLGATGVGKTQLAKVIARELFNSDDALIRIDMSEYMEKFAVSRLVGAPPGYVGYEEGGQLTESVRRKPYAVILLDEIEKAHPDVFNILLQILDDGHVTDSLGRKIDFRNTIIILTSNIGTRELKEFGDGVGFGTSAKKSSSDIRAKSTLENALKRTFAPEFLNRIDDVIIFNNLEKEDISKIIDLELKNVYDRIAKIGYEVELSPEAKEFIIEKGWDKNFGARQLKRAIQKYVEDVIAEEIINSSIHDGDHLYIGLNKEKDSTEIKIREVEKESPTKD, translated from the coding sequence ATGGACGAAAATTTTTCACAACAAGTCAAAGATGTAATAAGCTTCAGTAATGAAGAAGTATTACGATTAGGTAACGACCATATAGGGACGGAACATCTTGTACTGGGTATCTTACGTGAAGGTAACAGCAAAGCTATTACCATACTTCAAAGTTTAAATGTTGATTTAGGTGACTTAAGGAGAAAAATAGAAAATCTTAATAAACCTGAAATAAGTATAAAAGTAGACAGGAATCGCATCCCGTTTACTAAAGCTGCCGAAAGAGCTTTAAAAACAAGTTTTTTAGAAGCTAAGCTTTTTAGAAGCCCGGAAATAGAAACCATACATTTATTGATATGCATTTTGAGGATAGAAAGCGATCCGGTAACCCAGCTTTTCAAAAAGTATAATATCGATGCTAATATCCTTAAAGAAGAATATAGATTTCAGTTTCAAGAAGATTTTACAGAACAACCCACCAATGAATTTTCGGAAGAAGAAGGCATTAGTGAAGGCAATCAATACGAATCACCCAAAGGAAGCAGATCTAATCCTTCGAAAAGCAGAACACCGGTATTAGATAATTTCGGTAGAGATTTAACCACTGCTGCACTCGAAGGCCGTTTAGATCCGGTGGTAGGAAGGGAAAAAGAAATTGAAAGAGTATCTCAGATATTAAGCAGGAGAAAAAAGAATAATCCTTTGTTAATAGGAGAGCCCGGAGTTGGTAAATCAGCCATTGCAGAAGGTCTCGCTTTACGAATTGTTCAAAAAAAGGTTTCTCGTGTTTTGTACAATAAACGTGTAGTTACCTTAGATGTAGCCGGACTGGTTGCAGGTACTAAATATAGAGGACAATTTGAAGAAAGAATGAAAGCCATCATGAATGAGCTTGAAAAAAACTCGGATATTATTCTCTTTATTGATGAAATCCATACCATAGTAGGAGCCGGAGGAGCCACAGGCTCTTTAGATGCTTCCAATATGTTCAAACCGGCATTAGCAAGAGGAGAGATACAATGCATCGGAGCGACTACTTTGGATGAATATAGACAATATATTGAAAAAGACGGCGCTTTAGAAAGAAGATTTCAAAAAGTAATGGTAGAGCAAACTTCTCCGGAAGAAACCATTATCATATTAAATCAAATTAAAGATAAATACGAAGAACATCATAATGTAACTTATACCGAGGAGGCAATTAAAGCTTGTGTAAATCTTACTACAAGATATATTACCGACCGATATTTACCGGACAAAGCGATTGATGCGCTCGATGAAGCGGGATCAAGAGTCCATATTAAAAATATCAAAGTTCCAAAGGAAATAGTTAATTATGAGAAAGAATTAGAAAAAATTAGAGCTGAAAAGACTAAGGTAATTAAAAGCCAAAAGTATGAAGAAGCTGCAAAATTAAGAGATACCGAAAAAGAGATTGAAACTAAATTAGCGAATGCACAAAGAGAATGGGAAAAATCTTCAAGAGAACATCGGGAGATTGTTACTGAAGATAATGTTGCAGAAGTAGTTTCAATGATGAGCGGTGTACCTGTACAAAGAGTAGCAGAAGGAGAGCTTAAAAAACTTGCTCAAATGAAAGATCTGATGAAAGGAAAAATTATCGGTCAGGACGAAGCGGTTAACAAAGTTGTAAAAGCCATTCAGAGAAATCGTGCCGGATTAAAAGATCCTAACAGGCCTATAGGTACATTTATATTTTTAGGAGCAACCGGAGTTGGAAAAACTCAATTAGCAAAAGTTATTGCCAGAGAATTATTTAATTCAGATGATGCTCTCATTAGAATAGATATGAGTGAATATATGGAAAAATTTGCCGTATCTAGATTAGTTGGAGCTCCTCCGGGATATGTAGGATATGAAGAAGGAGGGCAATTGACAGAATCCGTAAGAAGAAAACCTTATGCTGTAATCCTCTTAGATGAAATTGAAAAAGCACATCCGGATGTATTTAATATCCTTTTGCAAATTTTAGATGACGGACATGTTACGGATAGTTTGGGAAGAAAAATAGATTTTAGAAATACAATAATCATTTTAACTTCCAATATCGGAACTCGTGAACTCAAAGAATTCGGTGACGGTGTTGGATTTGGAACTTCTGCCAAAAAATCATCTTCCGATATAAGAGCAAAATCTACTTTAGAAAACGCTTTAAAGAGAACATTTGCTCCTGAATTCCTAAATAGGATCGATGATGTTATCATCTTTAATAATTTGGAAAAGGAAGATATATCCAAAATTATAGATTTAGAATTGAAAAATGTGTACGATAGAATTGCTAAAATTGGATATGAAGTAGAATTATCTCCGGAAGCTAAAGAATTCATCATTGAAAAAGGATGGGACAAAAATTTCGGTGCACGTCAGCTTAAACGAGCGATCCAGAAATATGTGGAAGATGTGATCGCTGAAGAAATTATCAATTCATCGATACATGATGGAGACCATCTCTATATTGGATTAAATAAAGAAAAAGACAGTACGGAAATTAAAATACGGGAGGTGGAAAAAGAATCCCCGACAAAAGATTAA
- a CDS encoding DUF2149 domain-containing protein, with protein MKRRRRINRFLKEEDTDPLSVIVNLFDVAMVFAVALMVAMVMNLNMGEVFSNEDFTVVKNPGKEDMEIITKEGNKINKYTPSQEKSTGKKGKKVGIAYELENGEIIYVPEK; from the coding sequence ATGAAAAGACGAAGAAGAATTAACAGATTTCTAAAAGAAGAAGATACCGATCCGCTTAGTGTTATCGTAAACCTATTTGATGTAGCCATGGTTTTTGCCGTAGCCCTTATGGTTGCCATGGTTATGAATTTAAATATGGGTGAAGTATTTTCCAATGAAGATTTTACCGTTGTTAAAAATCCGGGAAAAGAAGACATGGAAATAATAACCAAAGAAGGAAATAAAATAAATAAGTATACCCCATCCCAAGAGAAATCCACAGGTAAAAAAGGGAAAAAAGTGGGGATAGCTTATGAACTGGAAAATGGAGAAATAATATACGTACCCGAGAAATAG
- a CDS encoding MotA/TolQ/ExbB proton channel family protein has translation MEIISKVLFWVANSLLIPDIIILLILFARSLLLLGSFYNQFIVKRNNDKKINPVIENLTQEKLKDLRATLPSKNNSLYIKYLRTLLENTTHEAYADYTISNFENEVDKDLSLSKMLAKLGPVLGLIGTLIAMSPALVGLSSGDISGMAYNMQVVFATTVVGLVVSAIGLVTLQVKQRWYAKEVNNLDYVARVVTGNVN, from the coding sequence ATGGAAATTATATCAAAAGTATTATTCTGGGTAGCGAATAGTTTATTAATTCCCGATATCATCATCTTACTAATATTATTCGCTCGTTCATTGCTTCTTTTAGGAAGCTTTTACAATCAATTTATCGTTAAAAGGAATAACGATAAAAAGATAAATCCGGTTATTGAAAACCTTACTCAAGAAAAATTAAAAGATTTACGAGCAACCTTGCCTTCAAAAAACAATTCCTTATATATAAAATATTTAAGGACATTATTGGAAAATACCACCCATGAAGCCTATGCCGATTATACCATTTCCAATTTTGAAAATGAAGTAGATAAAGACCTTTCCTTATCAAAAATGCTTGCAAAACTCGGGCCTGTCTTAGGCTTAATCGGTACCCTGATAGCCATGAGTCCTGCACTGGTTGGACTGTCTTCCGGGGATATTTCCGGTATGGCGTATAACATGCAAGTAGTTTTTGCTACAACCGTAGTGGGATTGGTAGTAAGCGCAATCGGGTTAGTAACTTTACAAGTTAAACAACGATGGTATGCAAAAGAAGTTAACAATTTAGATTATGTAGCAAGAGTAGTAACGGGTAATGTAAATTAA